One Miscanthus floridulus cultivar M001 chromosome 11, ASM1932011v1, whole genome shotgun sequence DNA window includes the following coding sequences:
- the LOC136490892 gene encoding uncharacterized protein, which yields MDHPLYGAALYLNPGKLHPLIRADDDATIGQLRGCFLEVLGRMVDDKDTQAKIDAQSLDYEALRGDAFSNKMAKQNLESMSPLDWWRSYGGRAIELQRFARRIVSLCASSSGCERNWSTFEFIHTKKRNRLLHKRLNSIVFVSYNRKMKTRFQIRREKKGKSFDPLVIEEFDWDNEWADSSFVHRQGARGCECDANDLRWEHVDEALGASSLLRGRNLRRNASSNRARPSSPSLVEDDLRFR from the exons ATGGACCATCCTTTATATGGGGCTGCACTGTACTTGAACCCAGGGAAATTACATCCTCTCATAagagctgatgatgatgccactATTGGGCAGCTAAGAGGTTGCTTCCTTGAAGTTCTTGGAAGAATGGTGGATGATAAAGATACTCAAGCCAAGATTGATGCTCAATCCTTGGACTATGAAGCCCTTAGAGGAGATGCATTCTCAAATAAGATGGCTAAGCAAAACCTTGAGTCAATGAGCCCTC TTGATTGGTGGCGTTCATATGGTGGCCGTGCTATTGAGCTTCAACGGTTTGCTAGGCGCATTGTTAGTCTATGTGCTTCATCATCTGGTTGTGAGAGGAATTGGAGCACATTCGAGTTT ATCCATACAAAGAAAAGAAATCGCTTGCTGCATAAGAGGTTGAATTCTATTGTATTTGTTTCCTACAACCGGAAGATGAAGACTAGGTTTCAGATAAGGCGTGAGAAAAAAGGAAAGAGTTTTGATCCTTTGGTCATTGAAGAGTTCGATTGGGACAATGAGTGGGCTGACTCTTCTTTTGTACACCGTCAAGGTGCTCGTGGGTGTGAGTGTGATGcaaatgatcttagatgggaacatGTTGATGAAGCTCTTGGTGCATCAAGCTTGCTCCGAGGACGCAATCTCAGAAGGAATGCTAGCAGCAACCGTGCAAGACCTTCTAGCCCAAGTTTGGTTGAAGATGACTTAAGGTTCAGAtga